The Thermotoga neapolitana DSM 4359 sequence GATGAAATGGGACTGAAGTGGGACGACAAGCACGAATACAGACTCCTTCCAGATGGAAGACCTCTGAGATTCACTGTGACAGTGTGTAGACAAATCGATGTTGACGTCTGGACAATGGTGAAGGAGTACTGGAAGCAGATAGGAGTCTGGATAGAAATTGAAAACGTCGAGAGGTCCCTATTCTATGAAAGAGCGGATGCTGGTGACTTCGATGCGATGGTCTGGAACATGGACAGGGCAGCCCAGCCGCTGTCCTCACCGATGGTCATCTTCCCGGGTTCTGAAAACATCGCAGACTTCTGGTACATCGGATGGAGCGGATGGATCTCCTACTACATCGAAAAGAACATAAGAGGAGAAGAGCCCGAAGAGATCCCCGAGGGACCCGAACCACCCGAGATCGTCTACAAACTCGTCGATCTATACTACCAGATAGCCGCTACACCCGATCCTGATAAGATCAAAGAACTCATGAAAGAGGCAACGAGGATCCACAGAGAGAACCTCTGGATGATAGGAACTGTCGGAGAAAATCTCTCACCTGCCATTGTGAAGAACAACTTCAGAAACGTACCGGAGTTCCTTGTCACAGACGACGTGCTGAGAACACCACTGAACGCCATGCCGATGCAGTTCTTCATCGAGCAGAAATAAGACCAGCCCCCGGCACCCGCCGGGGGTTTTCAAAACTTCCAGGGAGGGAAAGAACGTGAATTACACGATGTGCTGGCTGGAGTACAGAAAACTTCCAGAGAACACCATTTCGAATTTGAAGGACTGGTTTTCGAGTGTTTCCATCCTGGAGTCCGACGCTTCTGCCCTGAAAAACGAGATCAGAGAATTCTCTGAAAAATCACTCGACATCACTCCAAGGTTTCACTCCAGACCTCTGAAAAAGAAAAAGTACATCATGATAGGATCTTTGGACTCTCTACCCTTCGGGATCGAAGAAGATCCCGGCGAAGAAGGGTTCATTTTGAGAACACAGAACTGGAACGGATCGAAGATTCTTGTTGTGACCGGAAAGACGAAGAGATCTCTCGTGTACGCTGTTTTCGATCTGATAAGAAGGATAAGACTCGGTGAGGATATAGAGAAAATGAATGTTCTGGAAAAGCCAAAGGCAAAGTTTCGTATGCTGAATCACTGGGACAATCTCGATGGATCGGTTGAAAGAGGATATGCGGGCAACTCCATCTTCTTCAAAGACAACAGGATCATCGTAAATCAGAGAACAAGGGATTACGCGAGGCTTCTTGCATCGATCGGCATAAACGGCGTGGTCATAAACAACGTGAACGTCAAGAAACAGGAAGTTTTGCTGATAGAGCCCGTTTACTTAAAGAAGTTGAAAAGACTGGCAGACCTTTTCAGAGAGTATGGGATCAGGCTGTACCTGAGTATAAATTTTGCTTCTCCCATGTACCTGGGAGGACTGGACACGGCCGATCCTCTCGATGAACGTGTGGCTCGCTGGTGGAGAGAAAAGGCAAGAGAAATATACGACTATATCCCGGATTTCGGAGGGTTCCTCGTGAAGGCCGATTCTGAGTTCAATCCTGGCCCACACATGTTTGGAAGAGATCACGCAGAGGGAGCGAACATGCTTGCAAGAGCACTTGCTCCGTTCGGAGGTGTTGTGATATGGAGGGCGTTCGTCTACAACTGTCTTCAGGACTGGAGAGATTACAAAACAGACAGGGCCAGGGCGGCTTACGACAATTTCAAACCTCTCGATGGTAAGTTCGACGACAACGTGATCGTTCAGATAAAGTACGGGCCGATGGACTTTCAGGTGAGAGAGCCCGTCAACCCTCTTTTTGGTGGTCTGGAAAAGACGAATCAGATTCTGGAGCTTCAGATCACTCAGGAGTACACGGGTCAGCAGATCCATCTGTGTTTTCTTGGTACCCTCTGGAAGGAAATACTGGAGTTCGATACGTTCGCAAAGGGGAAGGGTTCCTATGTGAAAAGGATCGTGGATGGAACCCTCTTTGGTCGAGAGAACAACGGTTTTGCCGGTGTTTCCAACGTCGGAGACAGTGTGAACTGGACGGGTCACGATCTGGCACAGGCCAATCTCTACGCCTTTGGAAAACTCGCGTGGAACCCAGACGAAGACATAGAAAAGATCGTTGAAGACTGGATAAGGCTCACCTTTGGAGACGACAGGAAAGTTCTGGAAAACGTCTCTTACATGCTTTTGAAATCACACAGAACTTACGAGAAGTACACCACTCCCTTTGGGCTTGGCTGGATGGTGAATCCGGGGCACCACTATGGACCAAATCCGGAAGGTTACGAATACTCGAAGTGGGGTACCTATCACAGGGCGAATTGGGAGGCGATCGGTGTCGACAGAACTTCCAGGGGAACTGGTTACACCCTCCAGTACCACTCTCCCTGGAGGGAAATATTCGACGACATCAACACATGCCCCGAGGATCTTCTTCTCTTCTTCCACAGGGTGAGGTACGACCACCGGTTGAAATCGGGAAAGACGTTGATTCAGGCGATGTACGATCTCCACTTCGAAGGTGTGGAAGAAGTGGAGAAGTTCATAAGAAAGTGGGAAGAATTAAAAGATAGGGTCCCGTACGATGTTTTTGAAAGGGTACGAGAGCGTCTACACACACAACTTGAACACGCAAAAGAGTGGCGCGATGTGATCAACACGTACTTCTACAGAAGAACTGGTATTCCCGATGAGAAGGGAAGAAAGATATACCCGTGATCAGATCGCTCCGCCTTCTTGGTTGTGTACAACTTCCAATTTGAGATTGTCTATGTAAAAATCAAGTGTTGCGGGCTCGCTGGCTTTGATGCCAAGAAGGTAGCTCTGAAGCTGAAGACTATTAAGATTGGGGACGGTCGTGGACCCTTCCACGGTCGTCCATGTGTTTTTGCTCAGCAGCTCCGTTGCTATTGGTGTGAGAGAGGTGCTACCAGAAGTTTCCTCGTAGATGTTCATGGTGATGGTTGCCTGGTCTTCTTTGATCTGAAGAACATCGATGGAGAAATGTACAGTATCACCTCCAAAGGCTTTTTCACCCAGTAACTCTTTGAGATCGAACCACACGCTGATGAAACCAGTGACGTCTGTTGAGGCGGGAGAGACATAAAGGACCGTTCCGTGGATGTCTGCTTCAGGGAGATTTTCTTCTTCTGCGGAGATGGTGCTGATTGTTGATTCCGGTGATTGATTTTCCACCACACTATCCAGCAGCTCCTCTTCCTGAACTGGGCTGAAGTCAGGTGGTGTTTGAAAAACAGAGGTTAGCATACAACCCGTTAACAAAATCCCGAATAAAAAAATGGAAATCAAAGTTGTTTTCATGATGATCCCCCCTTTCGTTCAAGAAATATTTTATCACTTTTCAATGATTCTCAAAAGCAGGTAAGACAGTCCTTCAAAAATTATATCTTTCTTTTTATACAGATCCTCGTGATCGGCGTTGAAAACAAGAGTGTTTCCACCGTAGGATGCGCTGACATAAGGAACCATCCCATCCGTCTTTTTAAATTCGTCTTTCAAAACGGATACGCTATCTGCCAGCAGTTTCAAACCAACGAGTCCCAGTGTGTCCCATGCGGATGTTGTGATCATGTTCATCAGGATTTCTGGAACGCTTTCGATACTGTCGAGAGGAATGATTCCCACAAGATTCACGAATGGCACTTTTGTGAAATCTTCCGGTTTTCTTCCCCAGAGGAGGAACTTGTATCCGGGTGCGTAAGTCACACTGAATCCTGCGTAGGAAACGAGTAAAGCTGCTCTGAGATTTTCTGCTTCTTTTCTGGAGACGAAGAGTTCCTCTTCGTATCGATCTGGATCGATGAACAGGATATCGGCCAGTGGGCTTCCAAGGTGTGGGGTGCCGGAAAAGACGATTCCTTTCACATTATCAGGCTTTTTACTTGCTATGTGCTCTGCCACCAGACCTCCCATACTGTGGGCGAAAATGATGATGTTTTGCATGTTCCTGGTCAGTTCGAGAAACCTCTCGGCCGATCTTTCAGGATCCGCCACCAGGGTTGGGTACACAAAGAGAAAAACGTTCACTTTCAGCCTTTCGCCTATCTCCTTGAAGACTTTCACGATCTCCTTTTTGTACGGTGTCATCTCCCCTGTGTACTCTCTGGCATCCATTCCGTGTATCACCACAAGGTTCATTGAAGAGTCAGCTTCGTAGACTTCCAACAATTTCTCCTCAGGTATTTTCCACTTTATCACCTTTCCAACGACCGTTGCGTTCGTCTCAAGAAGTGGTGGATTGTGTGGATCTATCGTTCCATCGTAGACCATCCTGAATATACACCAGTTTCCTGCGTAGTATTCCACCACATCGTACAGAGTGGGAGTGGATTCCAGAATCAGTTCAAAACCAAGTACCGACACACCGATCAATACGATCACGACGAAAAGAGGTTTCATCTTGACTTCACCTTTCCTCTCATCACCGTGAAAAGGGCCATCGCGCCGGTGAGAAAGAGAACGTAGTTTCCAGGTGTCAGTGTGATTTTTTCCTCACCGAGGAGTGGTCTCAAAAATCCCGTCAGATACTCAAGAAGACTGACTCCGGCAAAAAATAAAACTATGAGACTTCCAACGAACAGATGTGCTCGATATTTTTCTCTGGAGGTTTCGAACGTTCCATAGAGAAAAACCATCGAGACCACTCCCAGAAAAACGCCGAATAGGATGTCACTCTTCAAGTAAAGGATACCTGAAATCAATGTCAGAATGAACATCAGAATGTTCATGCCAGCATCACCACCATCTTTCCAGCGTAGAGCACGATCAGAGACAGCACGTACGCAACCGTCAGGGAGTATCCGATCGAAAAGAGTGTCCACTTCAGACTGCCCGTCTCGGAGTATATGGTTGCGATCGTTGCAAGGCAGGGAATGTACGCCATCACAAAGACAAGAAAGGCAATGGAGGTGACGGGATCCATCTCCAGAGAAAGTGCCTCTTTCGCCCCAAGGAGCGTTTCTTCTTCAAAACCGTAAAGCATCGCCATCGTAGAGACGATCACCTCTTTGGCCACAGCACCATAGAAGAGGGAGGTCACCACCTTCCAGGAGTATCCAAAGGGTTTGAAAATCCACTCCAGAGACTTCCCTATCATTGCGGAGAAACTCTTCTCAACGTCCCCACCTGCCGGGAAATAACTCAGAACCCATATGAGGACTGCCGAAACAAAGATGATCGTTCCGGCTTTTCTCAGAAAATGCTTCCCCCTGTTCCAGGTGTATATGTAGAGATTTCTGAAGGTGGGCATTCTGTACCTTGGAAGTTCCATTATCAGTGGAGAGGTTCTTCCTCTATAGAACAGCCAGTTTATGAAGACAGACGAAAGGAGTGTGACGAGGATACTCAGAGAGTAGATCAAAAACAGCATGGCAGCGGAAGATTTGGGGAAGAAAATTCTCAGGATGAGAAGGTACACGGGAAGTCTTGCACTGCAGCTCATGAACGGAGCGATGAGGATCGTAACGAGCCTTTCTTTCGGGTCGTCTATGGATCTGGTGGCCATGATGGAAGGCACGTTGCAGCCAAACCCAAGAATGAGTGACATGAATGCCCTCCCGCTCAGTTTGAACTTCTCCATGATCCTGTCCATCACGAAGGCCGCTCTCGGGAGGTACCCGCTCTCTTCCAGAAAGCCGAGTGCAAGAAACATCGCAAAGATGTTCGGAACAAACACCAGGACACTTCCCACCCCACCCACAATGCCGTCGGCGATGAGAGAGGTTATAGCGTTTTCTCCAAAAGTTGCTATCACGAAAGATCCGAGGTGTGAGAAGGCAAGGTCGAGAAGGTCTGCAAAAACCTGTGCTATATCGAAGGTGAATTTGAACACAAGATACATCAGGGCAAAGAAGAGGGGAAAGGCCAGGAATTTGTGTGTCAGAACGTGGTCTATCGCTTCCGACAGAGACAAAGGCTTTCCTTTCGCGTTGGAATACGCTTCTTTCACAATACTTTCGATGTACTCTCGCTTTTTCTTTGAGATGAGAAGACGGTAGGCTATTCTCTCTTCCTCACTCAATTCTGGAAGTCCAAGTTTCACTCCTTCATTGTAGAACTCCGGATCGCCCGAAAGGTATTTCAAAGCGAAGTACCTTGGGTTCACTCCAATCTTTTTCCCTCTCAGAACACTTTCGATCTGCGATATTTTCGATTCTACTTTTTCCTCGTACTTTATCACTATCCTGTGAAAAACATCGTTTTCCTCGTGGTACTCAACGATCCTATCTTTGAGTTTTTCGATTCCCTCACCGGTGACGGCGGAGGTGAAAACCACAGGTACTCCAAGGTGTTTTTGAAGTTCGTACCGATCGATTTTGATACCAAGTTTTCTGGCTTCATCTATGGCGGTAAGGACAAGGATCACCTTTTTTTCCATCTCGAGGATCTCAAGCAACAGATAGAGACTCTGCTCCGGGTTGACGGAGTCTGCAACGACCACAACAAGATCCGCGTCGCCTTTCAGGATGTAATCCCGTGCTATCTTCTCATCTATCGAGGAATATCCAAGGGAATAGGTTCCGGGAAGGTCAACCAGGTTTATTCTATAACCCCTGTGGGTGAAAGAGCCTTCTTTTTTCTCTACAGTCACTCCGGGCCAGTTCGCAACGTACTGTTTTGTGCCCGTTAGTGCATTGAACAAACTCGTCTTTCCAACGTTTGGACAGCCAGCGAGTGCAACCTTTACGGTGGCAGTTTCACTTTTGCGGGTCAGACTCTTCACCGGCATCATCGACCCTCCTCACCCAGATCTTCATGGCCTCTCCTCGCCCCAGTGGTATCTCTTTTCCTTCCATGTTGTACCTTCCCCTCAAAACCGATATCTTCTTTCCCTTTTCCACTCCAAGGGCTTTCATTCTGGTCAGAAACCTTCTTCCACCTTTCAAATCTGTGATTTCATAGATTCCATCTTCTGCAAGAAGAAGCGGCAATTCCTCAGACAGCACTTCCACTTCTATGAAATCCGCCTCTTTCTTTCTCAGGGTGATGTTCCTTTCTCCAATTCTGCAAACTATGGGATCACCGAAGGGTGCCACTCGAACGATCTCTATCTCTTCTTCCGGGATAAAACCCATACCCACGAGTTTCTCATTGAGTTCTCCAGGAATTTCCAGGCGTTTGATCCTTGCTCGAACACCCGGGATGAGTTTGGAAAGTCTCATCGACCTTCCTCCTTTTTGAGAATCATTCTCAACAATCTCGGAATAATTATATCATCAAATTTCCAGTATCTTCAATATATGCGTTTCTTATATAATGCCTATCGCAGGAAATTTCTGACAAGTTTTATGGCATCGTGGGGACACACTTCGTGACAGACGTAGCACCTTATGCATTTTTGATAATCAATCCTCTGGGAGGAGATGTCTATCGCCGAGGCGGGGCATCTCTCTTCGCACAGGCGACACTTCACACATTTTCCTGTGTCTATTCTGGGATACTTTACAAAGAATCTCGAAAAAGTTCTTGAAAGTCTGTCGAGCGTGGAAACGGTGGAAGGAAGTTCTATGGAAGCCTGAAAGTGGCCGACTGTTTCGTAATCAGGCACCAGTTTCCTCTTTCTTGAGTGTTTCACCGTGTAAACGAAGTGATCTACTCCCAGTGCCCTACAAACAGCCTCATCGAGTGCAAAGGCATTTCTTGAGACACCTACAACACCGAAGAATCTCTTTTTTCCGTTTGTGGGCCCGTTTCCTTCCATACCTTCAACCCCATCGAGGATCGTAAGAATCGGTGAAACGATGCGGTGAATGTCTATCAGAAGGTTTGCAAAGTCGTCGTAGTTCTTTGCCCTCATATGCCAGGAAGACTTCTCAAGTCCCACCACGCATCCGAAGGTGTTTTTCACACCAAGCGTCATCACCATCTGGGAATGGGTCTTAAGCTTTGGAAGGTTGACAACTTTGTCCGCTTCCAGCACTTTTCTTGAGATCTTTATCTTCTGGAATATCTCACCGTTCACTTCCACAGGATCGTCCAGAGGAACGCATGGAACCTTCAGTTCTGTGCAGACATCCTCAACACCTGTGACCCTGACCACCCTTTTGAAACTGCTGAAGGCGGGGCTGTCTCCCACGAAGGGCTTTGTTCCAAGATCGATCAGAAACTCAAGCACACCTTTTAGAATGAGAGGATGTGTTGTGACGGCTTCTTCTGGTCTTCTTGCAGAGATGAGATTCGGCTTGACAAGCACGCGATCTCCTGGAGAAAAAAGGTCTGAGAAGTGCTCGCTCAGAAATTTTTTGAGTTTCGAGTATGCATCTTCGTAGTTTTCTGCTCTCAGGAACCAGACCTTTTCCAGAGAATTTCCCTCCCGTCTCTTATGCTCTCAATTCCCGGTGGAATATTCAGACTTTCTTCCTTCAAGATCTCTTTAATGAGATCCCTGGGCAGAGCCGTCTCTATCCATATCTCGGAGATGTCCACATCCTTCAAATCCCGAACGGCTATTCTCTGTAGAGCCTTTTCAATACCTTTTATATATTTTTCTTTGTCCAAACCCCATCACCTGCCCAAAACAAAGGGGGCAAACGCCCCCATATTTTCTCCGTGTTGAATGTGTATCAGAAGTTGATCTCGAAGTTGGCTCCCACAGGAACGGCTATGACACTGTTTTTACCATAGATCCTCATCTCAACACCGGCACCGAACCCTACAATGAAGTCCTCAAAGTACCTTGTGTAGTTCGCTCCTGCTCCAAAAACCCATCCGACTCTGTCAAAGGCAATTTTTTCCATTGGCCAGCTGGCACCACCGAATCCTCTTATGACGATCTTGGACTCCCTGTCGAGTTCAACGGAGTACTTTAAGACAGCGAAGAGATCAAGGGCGTTTTGGCTGGGTGTACCATCTGTCGAAATAAGAGGAGATGCTTCAGAGTTAAGAAGCCAGGCAAAGCCAAGGCCAAGCCCCAGATCCAGATTTTCTGCTACAGGATAAGTGAGGTCCAATCCAAAGTCCAGATAATTAGCGGCTGTAGCCTCAACGGTCGTTGGTGTGGAAGAAACGTTAACAGCGAAGTTATAATTTCCAAAAACCGTGACCTTCAGGTCCTCCATTGAGAAGGCGAACAACCCTGCTGCAACCACTGCCAGAAGAAACACAAGAAACTTTTTCATGCTGTCTCCCTCCCTGTAATAGATTTTTCACGTTCAATTATAGCACACGAAAGTGGTAAAATATCAAGTCAGAGGTGGTGAGTTTGAGTCCGGAGAAATTTCTGCTGAGATACGCAGGAAAATACTGGTACCTTTTTCTTGTGGGAACCGTTCTGTCGCTTGCCCTCACAGTACTGGAGATTCTTCCACCCCGTCTCATGAAAACGGCGATCGACACCTTCCTGACTGGAAAGGGTCTGACGATCACCGAGCGTTTCCAGGGAATTGTTACGACCGCTTTCATCATACTGGGAATAAGAGGGCTTTCCTTTCTCTTTGGCTTCGCCAGCACTTACGTAACAGGATACGCCGGAGCAAAGATCGTACTTCTTATGAGAAGGGATGTATTTTCCCACGTTGTTTCTCTTCCCTACTCTTTCTTCACGAAGATACCTTCCGGTGTAGTCACCACCAGAATCGTCAACGACACTCAGAACATCCAGGAGTTTTTCTCCTCTGTCGTCACGAGCGTGATCATGGATGTTCTTCTACTCGGGGCTGTGGTTTTTTCTCTCGTTCAGATCAGCAAGGAGCTTTTTGGTCACGTTTACTACCTTCTTCCGATTATAGCCATCTCGATACTACTTTTCAGATACTTCGATAGAAGGGCTTACAGAAAAGTCAGAACCAACCTTGCCCGTCTCAACGCCTTTCTGGCAGAACACATAGCGGGTGTGAACATCATAAAGATCCTGAATCTCGAAAAACACAAAGAAGAAGAGTTCTCTCACGTTTCGGAGGCTTATTACAGGTCCCTGATGGAGCAGCTCTATGTCTTTGGAATCTTCAGGCCTCTCATGGACTTCCTCTATTTTCTAGGAGTCAGTCTGGTCATATGGTACGGTGCCAGATACATCGCAGATCGCACCCTGGGTTTTGGGGCCCTTTATGCTTTCGTTTCTTACCTTGACATGTTCTTCAGGCCGCTCAGGGATCTCTCTGAAAAGTACGATATAATACAGAATTCCATGGCATCCTCTGAAAAGATTCTGAACCTTCTAAAAGAGGAGAAGGAAACGGTGGGAGATCCGAATGGTCCCGGCCAGATTTCAAAAGGACTTCTTCGTTTTGAAAAGGTCTGGTTCTCCTACGATGGTGAAAACTGGGTCTTGAAAGACGTTGATCTGGAGTTCCATCCTGGAAAGCTCTACGCCATTGTTGGAGAAACGGGTGCAGGAAAGTCCACTCTGATGAGTTTGATAAACGGCCTCTACATTCCTCAGAAGGGAAGGATACTCATCGATGAAATACCCTTGCTTGCGTACAATCTGAAAGTTGCCAGAAGGCAAATTGCTGCAGTTCCTCAGGATGTGATGCTTTTCAGTGGAACGATACTGGATAACATCAGGCTTTTCGACGAGAGAATACCGGAAAAAGAGGTCCTAAGAGCCCTGGAAAGGGTGCACGCAATGGATATAATCGAAAGGCTACCGGGAGGAATTCACTACGAGATCGTGGAGAGGGGAACCACTCTATCGGCTGGAGAAAGACAGCTCATAGCTCTCGCACGGGCGGTGCTGTTCGACGCGAAGATCTTCATCCTGGACGAAGCCACAAGCAACGTGGACGTGATAACGGAGATGAAGATACAGGAATCCCTGAGAGAACTCTCAAAAGAAAGAACGGTGATAATGATAGCCCACAGGCTTTCAACTGTAAGGGACGCAGACGAGATAGTGGTGATTCATAATGGCAGAGTAGTGGAAAAAGGAACTCACTCCGAACTGCTCGGAAGAAAAGGTGTGTATTAC is a genomic window containing:
- the aguA gene encoding xylan alpha-(1->2)-glucuronosidase — translated: MNYTMCWLEYRKLPENTISNLKDWFSSVSILESDASALKNEIREFSEKSLDITPRFHSRPLKKKKYIMIGSLDSLPFGIEEDPGEEGFILRTQNWNGSKILVVTGKTKRSLVYAVFDLIRRIRLGEDIEKMNVLEKPKAKFRMLNHWDNLDGSVERGYAGNSIFFKDNRIIVNQRTRDYARLLASIGINGVVINNVNVKKQEVLLIEPVYLKKLKRLADLFREYGIRLYLSINFASPMYLGGLDTADPLDERVARWWREKAREIYDYIPDFGGFLVKADSEFNPGPHMFGRDHAEGANMLARALAPFGGVVIWRAFVYNCLQDWRDYKTDRARAAYDNFKPLDGKFDDNVIVQIKYGPMDFQVREPVNPLFGGLEKTNQILELQITQEYTGQQIHLCFLGTLWKEILEFDTFAKGKGSYVKRIVDGTLFGRENNGFAGVSNVGDSVNWTGHDLAQANLYAFGKLAWNPDEDIEKIVEDWIRLTFGDDRKVLENVSYMLLKSHRTYEKYTTPFGLGWMVNPGHHYGPNPEGYEYSKWGTYHRANWEAIGVDRTSRGTGYTLQYHSPWREIFDDINTCPEDLLLFFHRVRYDHRLKSGKTLIQAMYDLHFEGVEEVEKFIRKWEELKDRVPYDVFERVRERLHTQLEHAKEWRDVINTYFYRRTGIPDEKGRKIYP
- a CDS encoding alpha/beta fold hydrolase, with the translated sequence MKPLFVVIVLIGVSVLGFELILESTPTLYDVVEYYAGNWCIFRMVYDGTIDPHNPPLLETNATVVGKVIKWKIPEEKLLEVYEADSSMNLVVIHGMDAREYTGEMTPYKKEIVKVFKEIGERLKVNVFLFVYPTLVADPERSAERFLELTRNMQNIIIFAHSMGGLVAEHIASKKPDNVKGIVFSGTPHLGSPLADILFIDPDRYEEELFVSRKEAENLRAALLVSYAGFSVTYAPGYKFLLWGRKPEDFTKVPFVNLVGIIPLDSIESVPEILMNMITTSAWDTLGLVGLKLLADSVSVLKDEFKKTDGMVPYVSASYGGNTLVFNADHEDLYKKKDIIFEGLSYLLLRIIEK
- the feoB gene encoding ferrous iron transport protein B gives rise to the protein MPVKSLTRKSETATVKVALAGCPNVGKTSLFNALTGTKQYVANWPGVTVEKKEGSFTHRGYRINLVDLPGTYSLGYSSIDEKIARDYILKGDADLVVVVADSVNPEQSLYLLLEILEMEKKVILVLTAIDEARKLGIKIDRYELQKHLGVPVVFTSAVTGEGIEKLKDRIVEYHEENDVFHRIVIKYEEKVESKISQIESVLRGKKIGVNPRYFALKYLSGDPEFYNEGVKLGLPELSEEERIAYRLLISKKKREYIESIVKEAYSNAKGKPLSLSEAIDHVLTHKFLAFPLFFALMYLVFKFTFDIAQVFADLLDLAFSHLGSFVIATFGENAITSLIADGIVGGVGSVLVFVPNIFAMFLALGFLEESGYLPRAAFVMDRIMEKFKLSGRAFMSLILGFGCNVPSIMATRSIDDPKERLVTILIAPFMSCSARLPVYLLILRIFFPKSSAAMLFLIYSLSILVTLLSSVFINWLFYRGRTSPLIMELPRYRMPTFRNLYIYTWNRGKHFLRKAGTIIFVSAVLIWVLSYFPAGGDVEKSFSAMIGKSLEWIFKPFGYSWKVVTSLFYGAVAKEVIVSTMAMLYGFEEETLLGAKEALSLEMDPVTSIAFLVFVMAYIPCLATIATIYSETGSLKWTLFSIGYSLTVAYVLSLIVLYAGKMVVMLA
- a CDS encoding FeoA domain-containing protein, with product MRLSKLIPGVRARIKRLEIPGELNEKLVGMGFIPEEEIEIVRVAPFGDPIVCRIGERNITLRKKEADFIEVEVLSEELPLLLAEDGIYEITDLKGGRRFLTRMKALGVEKGKKISVLRGRYNMEGKEIPLGRGEAMKIWVRRVDDAGEESDPQK
- a CDS encoding DUF362 domain-containing protein; protein product: MLVKPNLISARRPEEAVTTHPLILKGVLEFLIDLGTKPFVGDSPAFSSFKRVVRVTGVEDVCTELKVPCVPLDDPVEVNGEIFQKIKISRKVLEADKVVNLPKLKTHSQMVMTLGVKNTFGCVVGLEKSSWHMRAKNYDDFANLLIDIHRIVSPILTILDGVEGMEGNGPTNGKKRFFGVVGVSRNAFALDEAVCRALGVDHFVYTVKHSRKRKLVPDYETVGHFQASIELPSTVSTLDRLSRTFSRFFVKYPRIDTGKCVKCRLCEERCPASAIDISSQRIDYQKCIRCYVCHEVCPHDAIKLVRNFLR
- a CDS encoding ABC transporter ATP-binding protein → MSPEKFLLRYAGKYWYLFLVGTVLSLALTVLEILPPRLMKTAIDTFLTGKGLTITERFQGIVTTAFIILGIRGLSFLFGFASTYVTGYAGAKIVLLMRRDVFSHVVSLPYSFFTKIPSGVVTTRIVNDTQNIQEFFSSVVTSVIMDVLLLGAVVFSLVQISKELFGHVYYLLPIIAISILLFRYFDRRAYRKVRTNLARLNAFLAEHIAGVNIIKILNLEKHKEEEFSHVSEAYYRSLMEQLYVFGIFRPLMDFLYFLGVSLVIWYGARYIADRTLGFGALYAFVSYLDMFFRPLRDLSEKYDIIQNSMASSEKILNLLKEEKETVGDPNGPGQISKGLLRFEKVWFSYDGENWVLKDVDLEFHPGKLYAIVGETGAGKSTLMSLINGLYIPQKGRILIDEIPLLAYNLKVARRQIAAVPQDVMLFSGTILDNIRLFDERIPEKEVLRALERVHAMDIIERLPGGIHYEIVERGTTLSAGERQLIALARAVLFDAKIFILDEATSNVDVITEMKIQESLRELSKERTVIMIAHRLSTVRDADEIVVIHNGRVVEKGTHSELLGRKGVYYRLYRIQFENV